TAAAACTTTAATTTTCATGATTTTAAATTACTAAAATAAAGTCCCCAATTCACTCCATGTAGGGTGAGGAAAAAATCCCTAAAAATCAAAAACACCGGTATATTTGAGTCTTCATTTCCAATTTACCCCCCCCGATTTTGAAAATCAAAGTTTTTAGTTATTAAAACTGACAGGTTAGTTTACAAAGCAATTTTTAAGTTTTAAAATACATTGTAAAACCTATTTACTCCACCATTCTGATTTTATAAAACAGATTATAATCCCGCTCTACTGCTCCGTCTGCAGCTTTTATAATTAAAGTTCCGTCAGACAATCCCAAGTTGACTGATCCTGCTACAGGAAGCTCATTGAGGATTCCGACTTGCTGATCTCCTTTGACTATTATGAAGCGAGGTTTTCTATAGGCTACCAAATCCTTTTGATTTGCAGGATTTTGGGTGTAACCTTCCCCTTTTGATTGAAATTCTATTATTACATCCTCAGGGATAGCGGTATAAAACATGGCCAATTGATATTCCCCAAAACTCTTCACATCGCTAAATGATGGATAAAGACGGCTATCGCGTTCAGGATCCGGTATTTCCTGATCACGGTCAGGATGTGATAAGGCAACAGCCGTTTCATTGATTAGAGAGTTTCCATCAAAATCATATAAGAAGAGTTGGTTTCCGATTGGAGGTAATATTGCAGCTCTTTTACTTTCTACATCGAAAGACAAATAAGGGAAACTCTGCCCTATCCATCGATTTGTGCTGCGGGGAGCCCAAGCCTCCGGATACAGACTGAAATAGCTGACAGTATCCTGATTAGAGTCATAATAAAAACCTGTTTTTACTCGATTGTAAAATCCTCCTCCGATTTTGTCGGGATCCATTTCACCCGGATTATACGTGTTTACCTCTTCACCCAATATAAAAACTTCATCCCACTCTGTCCATGGAGTAAATGTCTGACGGAAAAAGTTGATGAATATACCAGCCCCAAAACCTTCAGCTGGGCCCTGTATCTTTTCCAACTTCTGAAAACTCCTGTCATAAACATGGAAATCCATAGTCGCTGACATTTCTTTAAAAATAAAGCGGTCCTTTCCCAAAAATCTTCCCTCTAGAAAAAACTGAATCTGATTTGGTCCTTCTCCTACCAGTTCCACTTCTTTGATCATTTCCCCCTTTCCATCAACCAGGAGGACTTTGCTTCCTCGCTGTTCTTTCACCAAATACTGATCAAGATCCTCTTGATAATCCAATAGAACAACGTTTTCCAGCACATCCACCATAACAGAATCGTAGACTTCAAATCGTAGTTCTTGATAGGGATCTATCACATTTGATTCTGGTGATTTTTCTGAACAGGAAAAAAGCAGTGTTCCAAAAAGTACACTGAGAGCAAGAAGTGAGGATTTTTTCATCTGAAAGAATTGGGGTTTTCAGGTTAGTCTGAAAAACCTAGAATTATAGGACAATTGAAATTAAAAAATTATCCTTTTTTCCTTTTCCAGAAAAACCATCTTCTCTTGCGCTTGGGCTTCTTCACTTGCATCTCTGATTTGAGAGGAGGTTCCGCTCCTGATTGTGCCGCTGCAAGAGACTCTTTTCTCCATAAAAAGACTGGAAGTATCCAAAAAACACCTACCATACTGAATGCCAGCCCCCCAATCGTTCCTATCGCCAATGAGAACCAAAAAATTTCATTTTGTCCCTCCATGATGAATGGAATCAATCCAAAACAAGTAGATAGCACAGTCAATAAAATTGGAATTGCTTTTCCAGCGACTGACTTCAGAACATTCCTATTATAAATTCCCTGATTTCTATTATTTAAATCATTGATGATGAAAATTCCGGCATTCACAGCCAAGCCTCCTAACATCACAAAGGCCGCATATCCTCCTTGATCAAAATAGAAGTCAAAGAGTGAAAATATGAGGAAAAGCCCGATAAAGCTGATAGGTATGATAGCAATGATATAAATAGGTTGCTTCAGGTTTTCGAATAAAACGGAGCAAATCAAGAATATTCCAATAATCAAAAATCCTAACAAGCTGTATTGCCTTTTTGCTCTTTCATAACTATAGTAGTAACTCTGTTTTTTGGCTTCATACCCTATCGGCATGATTTGTTTCATTTCGTCCAAAACCTCTTCCAAGTACTCATTTCCAAACTTCGCAGATCCCATATAATCGAATGATAGAATTCTGATGTATTGGCGATCTTCCTTCTTTAAGGCATTAGTTGTGGTTTCTTTTGTCAGGGTTCCATAATCGGAAACTTTGTAAATACGACTTTCTCCACCAATCAAACTTTTGCTTTCTAAATCAAACTTGCTGAAATCTTTGGAGTCACTTTCTTGAACCAACAAACCATAGTTTTTATCCTCCAAGTTTAGAATTGCAGAAGCCCCACGTGGTTTAGCCAAATCCAAAAGGGAGCTAATTAATTCGTATTGGTTCATACCCCCTAACGCCAACTGATTTTGGTTCAGTCGCAGAACATATTCATCTGTTTTTTGCTCCCCATAGTTTCGTTCATTGGTATTGACCTCCTGAATTCTCTTATGTTTCAATAATTTCTCCGACATGACATTAGCCTGCTTCTCGAGCTCATCAAAATTATATCCTTTCATCTCCACCTTGTAGGAAGGGATCGACTCCCCTCCAGGCCCCGTATAAAATCCCTGCCCTACCCCATAAATATTCCAATTGGCTCCACTCCAATCTGTAGATTTAACAGATAACTTTCCTTTAAGCTGATAAGGCAAAGCACTATTTTCATAGGCCTCTTTAAAAGTAATAACAATGGAAGCTTGCTGTCCTGAGTAAATGGAAGTGACAAATTTATCTATTCCCTCCACGCCATCTAGATAGGCCTCAAACTCCTTCATTATGAAATCCATCTGTTCTAGGGTGTTCCCAAAAGGAAGGCGAGCATAGACAAACAAACGAGTTTCCTCTGGCTGTCTATAGCTTGATTTTTCATAAGTACCACGAACAAACATTCGAAGAGCGCCTCCTAAAGCCTTGTCCACATAGGGCCTAACCTCCTCCTGATAAAATGTATTACCTACGGTTTTGTTGTACCATTCATGATCATCCCATTTGGCGGGTAAAAAGAATATAGGCGTCCCAAAAAGTAGGATCAATAAAAACACAAAGACTTTTCTATGAGAAGCTGTCCAAGCAATCCCTTTTTCATAAAGGCCTAAATACTTTGCTCTTTTTTTAAGCTGAGGGATACTGAGTTTTCTACCTTTTTTGACAGATTCCTTAAATAAAACTTGGTAAAAAGCTGGAGTGAAAAACAAGGCAATCAAAAGTGAAATTCCCAACATCACGGAAACCACGATGGAAAATTCAGTCAAATTCTTTCTATCCTCTTCAGGTAAGAAAAAGACAATCATCAAAGCCGCAATGGTTGTTAAAGACGCGGCAAGCAAAGCCAAAAACACTTTCCTGTTTTTATGCTTATGCAAATGGTCAATCATGATAATGGCATTATCCACGATCAACCCAAAACTAATCGTCAGGCCTGCTAAAGAATACAAATGGATATCTACTTTTAGAAAATAGATCACCATTGCGCATAAACTCAAATTGGCAATAATGCCCAAAAACAAAATACTGAGGTACTTTATATTTCTATTGATCAGGAATATGAAGAGAACCAAAATCAATATGGAAAGCCCAGATCTCTTATAAATTTTATCCAGTTCCTCTTCCAAATACTCGGTATCATCTCTCTCTAGCCGTACATCAAAACCTGCGGGAAGAGATTGAGAAGCAGTTTGCAAGGATTCTTTTAAGCTTGAGGCCAAAAGCACTTTGTTTACCCCATCCCTATTAAAAATAGAAATCGTCACTGAGTTATTCCCATTGATCCGGAAATAGCTCGTTGGCTCAGCTTCCTCTAGCGTAAGTTTGGCTACATCTTTTAGCCTAACCTCTATACCATCTACTTCCTTTACCCTTAACTCTTCTAGCTGACTCAATTCTTTTAAAGCTCGATCTACTTCGATAAATAGGGTTTCTCCTTTGGAATTGAGAACTGCTCCAGGATAGTTAATCCCAAAAGCCTGATTGATAGCAGACTCTAAATTTGATTTGGAGATATTCAGGGATTGTAGCTTTTGAATGTCATATGTCACAAAGACCTGCAAGTCATTTGCTCCCCTCACCAAAACTTCCTCCACCTCTTCAAATTTGGTCAAAGCAGGCTTCAGGATATCCTCTGTTATTTTTTTGATCTCAAAGGAAGCGAAAGGGCCGTTGACACTGTAGGTTAAAATTGGAGTTTTTGAATCCGTCCTAGATTCTGCACTTTGAGAAACACTAGGGTAGCTAACTTGAGGATCAAGCTGGGGATATACTTGTCGAATCATGGAAGAAACTTCAAATCGTTT
Above is a window of Algoriphagus machipongonensis DNA encoding:
- a CDS encoding efflux RND transporter permease subunit; protein product: MTPFRILIVFVLLSIMGFAVVPLLSVDLNPKEKEPVLTISYGVANSSPEIVEKLATSPLEGTFSRLSELKKINSTSNYNRGYITLHFDKKSDMEMKRFEVSSMIRQVYPQLDPQVSYPSVSQSAESRTDSKTPILTYSVNGPFASFEIKKITEDILKPALTKFEEVEEVLVRGANDLQVFVTYDIQKLQSLNISKSNLESAINQAFGINYPGAVLNSKGETLFIEVDRALKELSQLEELRVKEVDGIEVRLKDVAKLTLEEAEPTSYFRINGNNSVTISIFNRDGVNKVLLASSLKESLQTASQSLPAGFDVRLERDDTEYLEEELDKIYKRSGLSILILVLFIFLINRNIKYLSILFLGIIANLSLCAMVIYFLKVDIHLYSLAGLTISFGLIVDNAIIMIDHLHKHKNRKVFLALLAASLTTIAALMIVFFLPEEDRKNLTEFSIVVSVMLGISLLIALFFTPAFYQVLFKESVKKGRKLSIPQLKKRAKYLGLYEKGIAWTASHRKVFVFLLILLFGTPIFFLPAKWDDHEWYNKTVGNTFYQEEVRPYVDKALGGALRMFVRGTYEKSSYRQPEETRLFVYARLPFGNTLEQMDFIMKEFEAYLDGVEGIDKFVTSIYSGQQASIVITFKEAYENSALPYQLKGKLSVKSTDWSGANWNIYGVGQGFYTGPGGESIPSYKVEMKGYNFDELEKQANVMSEKLLKHKRIQEVNTNERNYGEQKTDEYVLRLNQNQLALGGMNQYELISSLLDLAKPRGASAILNLEDKNYGLLVQESDSKDFSKFDLESKSLIGGESRIYKVSDYGTLTKETTTNALKKEDRQYIRILSFDYMGSAKFGNEYLEEVLDEMKQIMPIGYEAKKQSYYYSYERAKRQYSLLGFLIIGIFLICSVLFENLKQPIYIIAIIPISFIGLFLIFSLFDFYFDQGGYAAFVMLGGLAVNAGIFIINDLNNRNQGIYNRNVLKSVAGKAIPILLTVLSTCFGLIPFIMEGQNEIFWFSLAIGTIGGLAFSMVGVFWILPVFLWRKESLAAAQSGAEPPLKSEMQVKKPKRKRRWFFWKRKKG
- a CDS encoding DUF4221 family protein; this translates as MKKSSLLALSVLFGTLLFSCSEKSPESNVIDPYQELRFEVYDSVMVDVLENVVLLDYQEDLDQYLVKEQRGSKVLLVDGKGEMIKEVELVGEGPNQIQFFLEGRFLGKDRFIFKEMSATMDFHVYDRSFQKLEKIQGPAEGFGAGIFINFFRQTFTPWTEWDEVFILGEEVNTYNPGEMDPDKIGGGFYNRVKTGFYYDSNQDTVSYFSLYPEAWAPRSTNRWIGQSFPYLSFDVESKRAAILPPIGNQLFLYDFDGNSLINETAVALSHPDRDQEIPDPERDSRLYPSFSDVKSFGEYQLAMFYTAIPEDVIIEFQSKGEGYTQNPANQKDLVAYRKPRFIIVKGDQQVGILNELPVAGSVNLGLSDGTLIIKAADGAVERDYNLFYKIRMVE